One genomic segment of Xyrauchen texanus isolate HMW12.3.18 chromosome 5, RBS_HiC_50CHRs, whole genome shotgun sequence includes these proteins:
- the scpp1 gene encoding secretory calcium-binding phosphoprotein 1, whose amino-acid sequence MKLAILILFLLGAVCANPILHKMAMEMLKHASNSSESSSISETSEQSITSEPSKEKSKENTSDSNSSESLESESAEPISKESQQHSVESLTGISETAVTSDNTQSSKEKFRRGWIYTLKWVNANYTSKVPASSQLDEDDQTDDVQSIDNTDKSTNAVSKKSESSESSESQEMVALSSNGTKEEDNSANTSESTEHSFTVDGAEFSSSNSSSSSSSSSSSSESNENSNSAADDNSHSTECLPGTDSKECDSEENFPQDIGDDGATDPFNGFLMPDESEL is encoded by the exons ATGAAACTTGCCATATTGATTCTGTTCCTGCTGGGAGCAGTCTGCGCTAATCCA ATCTTGCATAAAATGGCTATGGAGATGCTTAAACATGCATCCAACTCT TCAGAAAGTTCCTCAATATCTGAAACTTCTGAACAGAGCATTACCTCAGAACCTTCCAAAGAG aagtcCAAGGAAAATACCTCTGACAGCAAC AGCTCAGAATCACTTGAGTCTGAATCAGCTGAACCG ATCTCTAAAGAGAGCCAACAGCACTCAGTAGAAAGTCTG ACTGGAATAAGTGAGACTGCAGTGACATCAGATAACACTCAAAGCAGTAAAGAGAAATTTCGTAGG GGCTGGATATACACTCTCAAATGGGTCAATGCAAACTACACCAGCAAAGTGCCAGCAAGCAGTCAACTAGATGAGGATGACCAAACGGATGATGTACAATCCATTGACAACACAGACAAGTCTACTAATGCTGTATCAAAGAAAAGTGAAAGCAGTGAATCGAGTGAGAGCCAGGAAATGGTTGCTCTGAGCAGCAATGGCACAAAGGAAGAGGATAACAGTGCCAACACAAGTGAAAGCACAGAACACAGCTTCACTGTTGATGGTGCTGAATTTAGCTCCAGcaatagcagcagcagcagcagtagtagtagtagcagcagtgAAAGCAATGAGAACAGTAACAGTGCAGCGGATGACAACAGTCACTCAACTGAGTGTCTACCTGGGACCGACAGCAAAGAATGTGACAGTGAGGAAAACTTTCCCCAGGATATCGGTGATGATGGTGCAACTGACCCTTTCAATGGTTTCCTAATGCCTGATGAATCTGAGCTCTAG
- the tnip2 gene encoding TNFAIP3-interacting protein 2: protein MDEIKRENEALRAKLRSCSKLNTFYHETQQEITHLNQMVSSKNGIIADLRARLAKYEKTVVIDGEEPYIVGPSKSLIESLCKEICKFQQKLKDSEADAAQKQETSNTEIQRLQEKLKEKGQELETIRKRPEQEKEREIQLLRSTLADRDRAQATRAVLCNSLAEEATQLRTQLGATVQVCQELLSRLEKEKSKTVTTDQRAQVHEATDSSEVSHLNVIISKLQEENDQLKKRVAYVENLNSKWQKYDSTREEYVRGLCQKLKESNGLASAGPTMTQTPTVGSAALIQQEIAQLNGILEEKMIECERLRRERDDNSRRDQERIQMLEQQVLAYIEDFKSERADRERAQGKILDLQDQVGRLQLQIRTQSIQEASSSRRLQMGLKKAPHRQTNTAEPLRNSPPETSSKRIISNSAPQGAAELQCPRCLTTYDDEHTTEYLNHWDECAKL from the exons ATGGATGAAATAAAGCGGGAGAACGAGGCGCTGAGGGCGAAGTTACGCAGCTGCTCTAAACTCAACACCTTTTATCACGAAACACAACAAGAAATTACCCATTTAAATCAGATGGTTTCCTCCAAAAATGGAATTATTGCCGATTTGAGGGCAAGACTGGCAAAGTATGAGAAAACTGTGGTTATAGATGGAGAAGAACCGTATATTGTTGGACCGTCGAAATCTCTTATCGAGAGTTTGTGTAAGGAAATTTGCAAATTTCAGCAAAAACTCAAGGATTCAGAGGCGGACGCCGCCCAGAAACAGGAAACCAGTAACACa GAGATCCAGAGATTGCAAGAAAAGTTAAAGGAGAAGGGTCAAGAGCTGGAGACGATCAGGAAGAGACCCGAAcaggagaaagagagggagatccAGCTACTGCGCTCCACCCTGGCCGACAGGGACAGGGCACAGGCCACCAGGGCAGTCCTCTGCAACTCTCTTGCTGAAGAAGCCACGCAGTTGAGGACCCAGCTGGGGGCCACAGTGCAGGTGTGCCAGGAGCTTTTGAGTCGGTTGGAGAAAGAGAAAAGCAAGACTGTCACGACGGATCAGAGAGCTCAGGTTCATGAG GCAACAGATTCCTCAGAGGTTTCCCATCTAAATGTCATTATCAGCAAGTTGCAAGAGGAGAATGACCAGCTAAAAAAGAGAGTTGCCTAT GTGGAAAATTTAAACTCAAAGTGGCAGAAGTATGACTCCACTAGAGAGGAGTACGTGAGGGGGTTGTGTCAGAAGTTGAAAGAATCCAATGGCCTGGCATCTGCAGGTCCCACCATGACCCAGACACCAACAGTGGGCAGCGCGGCTCTGATCCAGCAGGAGATAGCACAACTAAATGGCATTCTGGAGGAGAAGATGATTGAATGTGAGAGACTCAGAAGAGAGAGGGATGACAATTCAAGAAGAGACCAGGAGCGCATTCAGATGCTTGAGCAACAG GTGCTGGCCTATATTGAGGACTTTAAATCGGAGAGAGCAGACAGAGAGAGGGCTCAAGGAAAAATTCTGGACCTTCAAGACCAAGTTGGGCGACTCCAGTTGCAAATCCGCACACAG AGCATCCAAGAAGCTTCTTCCTCACGACGACTCCAAATGGGCTTAAAAAAAGCTCCCCACCGACAGACCAACACTGCCGAACCTCTAAGGAACAGTCCCCCAGAAACAAGCTCAAAAAGAATTATCAGTAACTCGGCTCCGCAGGGAGCCGCTGAACTGCAGTGCCCTCGTTGTCTTACTACGTACGATGACGAACACACGACCGAATACCTAAACCACTGGGACGAGTGTGCCAAGCTGTGA